Proteins from one Pseudomonas grandcourensis genomic window:
- a CDS encoding ParA family protein — MAKVFAIANQKGGVGKTTTCINLAASLVATKRRVLLIDLDPQGNATMGSGVDKHGLENSVYDLLIGECDLAQAMHFSEHGGYQLLPANRDLTAAEVVLLEMQMKESRLRSALAPIRENYDYILIDCPPSLSMLTLNALVAADGVIIPMQCEYFALEGLSDLVDNIKRISELLNPNLKVEGLLRTMYDPRLSLMNDVSAQLKEHFGEQLYDTVIPRNIRLAEAPSYGMPALAYDKASRGAVAYLALAGEMVRRQRKNSRIAAAQAT; from the coding sequence ATGGCTAAGGTATTCGCGATTGCGAACCAAAAGGGTGGCGTGGGCAAAACCACCACCTGCATCAACCTCGCAGCATCCCTGGTCGCGACCAAGCGTCGGGTGCTGTTGATCGATCTTGATCCACAGGGCAACGCCACCATGGGTAGCGGTGTGGATAAACATGGCCTGGAAAACTCGGTCTACGATCTGCTGATCGGAGAATGTGATCTGGCCCAGGCCATGCATTTCTCCGAACACGGTGGTTACCAGTTGTTGCCGGCCAACCGTGACCTCACCGCGGCCGAAGTGGTGCTGCTGGAAATGCAGATGAAGGAAAGCCGTCTGCGCAGCGCGCTGGCGCCGATCCGGGAAAACTACGATTACATTTTGATCGACTGTCCGCCGTCGCTGTCGATGCTGACCTTGAACGCACTGGTTGCCGCCGACGGGGTCATTATCCCCATGCAGTGCGAGTACTTCGCACTCGAAGGCTTGAGCGATCTTGTGGATAACATCAAGCGTATCTCTGAACTGCTGAACCCGAACCTCAAGGTCGAAGGCTTGCTGCGTACGATGTACGACCCGCGCCTGAGCCTGATGAACGATGTCTCGGCGCAGCTCAAGGAACACTTCGGCGAGCAGCTCTACGACACCGTCATTCCGCGCAACATCCGTCTGGCCGAAGCGCCAAGCTACGGCATGCCGGCGCTGGCGTACGACAAAGCATCGCGAGGCGCCGTTGCCTATCTGGCATTGGCGGGCGAAATGGTTCGTCGTCAACGCAAAAACTCACGCATCGCCGCTGCTCAGGCAACTTAA